A stretch of Pirellulales bacterium DNA encodes these proteins:
- a CDS encoding restriction endonuclease subunit S — MAGEWPIVLVTDLYEIGSGLSKPRSEFGFGTPFVTFKDVLDNYFIPSTPGSLVNATEKERHACSVKRGDVFLTRTSETQGELGMSSVALKDFESATFNGFTKRLRPKAGTELVPEYVGYYFRGPKFRQAVTAMSSLSTRASLNNEMIGRLSITLPPFEIQRQIGQILKALDDKIELNRRMNVTLEALAWALFQSWFVDFDPVRAKLDGRLVSPLPVKEGQGVGYPLDPAIAPLFPNSFQDSPLGPIPHGWRAAHLEEIASVGSGKRPESRCDVLSPECNIPLYGGGGRMGYVPSALYDKPILFTGRVGTLGLIFRTAEPSWPSDNTLIVEPQAGNFDFTYFVLKGFDLITLNRGSTQPLLTQTDLKRQTFVLPTKDVVKAFADVSEPIFRQMVSNERESRTLATLRDTLLPKLLSGELSVPHTEQIIGRTI; from the coding sequence ATGGCGGGTGAATGGCCAATAGTTCTTGTCACCGATCTGTATGAAATAGGATCTGGTTTGTCGAAGCCAAGATCGGAGTTTGGATTCGGAACGCCTTTCGTCACATTCAAAGATGTGCTCGACAACTACTTTATTCCATCGACCCCCGGTTCGCTGGTGAATGCGACGGAGAAAGAACGGCATGCGTGCTCAGTCAAACGCGGAGATGTTTTCTTGACACGAACGAGTGAGACGCAAGGCGAACTCGGAATGAGCTCAGTTGCCCTAAAAGACTTTGAATCAGCGACTTTCAACGGTTTCACAAAACGACTTCGGCCAAAAGCAGGAACCGAACTGGTCCCTGAATATGTCGGCTACTATTTTCGAGGGCCGAAGTTTCGACAGGCAGTAACCGCCATGTCGTCGCTTTCGACTCGTGCAAGTCTAAACAATGAAATGATTGGGCGACTCTCAATCACGCTTCCGCCATTTGAGATACAAAGGCAAATAGGGCAAATATTAAAGGCGCTGGACGACAAGATCGAGTTGAACCGGCGGATGAACGTGACGCTGGAGGCACTAGCGTGGGCGCTGTTTCAGAGTTGGTTTGTGGATTTCGACCCCGTCCGCGCCAAACTCGACGGACGGCTGGTTTCCCCTCTCCCCGTGAAAGAGGGCCAGGGTGTGGGTTACCCCCTCGACCCCGCCATCGCCCCCCTCTTCCCCAACTCCTTCCAAGACTCTCCCCTTGGCCCAATCCCACATGGATGGCGAGCGGCGCACCTTGAAGAAATCGCAAGTGTCGGTAGCGGAAAAAGGCCCGAAAGTCGCTGCGATGTTTTGTCGCCGGAGTGCAACATCCCCCTCTACGGTGGCGGCGGCAGAATGGGCTATGTGCCCTCAGCCCTCTACGACAAACCGATTTTATTCACCGGGCGGGTTGGAACCTTGGGACTCATCTTTCGGACAGCGGAACCGTCTTGGCCCTCTGACAACACGCTCATTGTTGAACCGCAGGCCGGAAATTTCGACTTCACCTATTTTGTTTTGAAGGGATTCGACCTTATCACGCTGAACCGTGGGTCAACGCAGCCTTTGCTGACGCAGACGGATCTCAAACGGCAGACGTTCGTGCTTCCAACCAAAGACGTTGTTAAAGCCTTCGCCGATGTCTCGGAGCCAATCTTCCGCCAAATGGTTTCCAACGAGAGGGAATCCCGCACCCTCGCCACCCTACGCGACACCCTGCTGCCGAAGCTGCTGAGCGGGGAGTTGAGCGTTCCACACACGGAGCAAATCATTGGGAGAACCATTTAA
- a CDS encoding class I SAM-dependent DNA methyltransferase encodes MAKRSKSTTAKANSNAKTESNGKATANLGFEAKLWLAADKLRNNMDAAEYKHVVLGLIFLKYISDTFEEHRVKLASGQGEYAGANPEDPDEYRAENVFWVPQEARWTFLQANAKQPTIGKLVDDAMVAIERDNPRLKGVLPKDYARPALDKHRLGELIDLIATITLTAASQGEKTHRSVDLLGRVYEYFLNRFASAEGKNGGQFYTPSCVVRVLVEMLAPYKGRIYDPCCGSGGMFVQSEKFVESHGGRIGDISIYGQESNNTTRRLAVMNLALRGIEADFGPEHADTFRRDLHPDLRADFVLANPPFNDSDWFRKDDDIRWKYGVPPRGNANFAWVQHFIHHLAPQGMAGFVLANGSMSSNQSGEGEIRQAIIQADLVDCMVALPGQLFYSTQIPVCLWFLTKSKAARKVERDRVPDCYRSRKHETLFIDARKMGKLIDRVHRELTDEDLELIVSTYHTWRTDEEERFQAGRKAGIIFEMREYRDIPGFCKSATTQEIAAHGYVLTPGRYVGAADVEDDGEPFEEKMPRLVAELQAQFAESAKLEQAITANLRGLGYGG; translated from the coding sequence ATGGCCAAACGCAGCAAATCCACCACCGCGAAAGCCAATTCGAACGCCAAAACCGAATCCAACGGCAAAGCCACGGCCAACCTCGGCTTCGAGGCCAAACTCTGGCTCGCCGCGGACAAGCTGCGCAACAACATGGACGCCGCGGAGTACAAGCACGTCGTCCTGGGCCTGATCTTTTTAAAGTACATTTCCGACACCTTTGAGGAACACCGCGTTAAACTGGCGTCCGGCCAGGGGGAATACGCCGGGGCCAATCCCGAGGACCCGGACGAATACCGGGCCGAGAACGTCTTTTGGGTGCCGCAGGAGGCCCGCTGGACGTTCCTGCAGGCCAATGCCAAACAGCCCACCATCGGCAAATTGGTGGACGATGCAATGGTCGCCATCGAGCGCGACAATCCCCGGCTCAAAGGGGTCCTGCCCAAGGATTACGCCCGCCCGGCGCTCGATAAACACCGCCTGGGGGAACTGATCGATCTGATCGCCACGATCACCTTAACAGCCGCCAGCCAAGGGGAAAAAACCCACCGCTCCGTCGATCTCTTGGGCCGGGTGTACGAGTATTTCCTCAATCGTTTTGCCAGCGCCGAAGGAAAGAATGGGGGGCAATTTTACACGCCCAGTTGCGTGGTCCGCGTCCTGGTGGAAATGCTGGCCCCGTATAAGGGGCGGATTTACGATCCCTGCTGCGGATCGGGGGGGATGTTCGTCCAGTCCGAAAAGTTTGTCGAATCGCACGGCGGCCGGATCGGCGACATCTCCATTTATGGCCAAGAAAGCAATAACACCACCCGCCGCCTGGCGGTCATGAACCTGGCTCTGCGGGGGATCGAGGCCGACTTTGGCCCCGAACATGCCGACACGTTCCGCCGCGATCTGCACCCCGATCTCCGGGCCGACTTTGTCCTGGCCAATCCCCCGTTTAATGATTCCGACTGGTTCCGCAAGGATGACGACATCCGCTGGAAATACGGGGTCCCCCCGCGGGGAAACGCCAACTTCGCCTGGGTGCAGCACTTTATCCACCATCTGGCCCCGCAGGGGATGGCCGGGTTTGTGTTGGCCAATGGCAGCATGTCCTCCAACCAATCCGGCGAAGGGGAAATTCGCCAGGCGATCATCCAGGCCGATCTGGTCGATTGCATGGTCGCCCTCCCTGGGCAGCTCTTTTACAGTACGCAGATACCCGTTTGCCTTTGGTTCCTCACCAAGAGCAAAGCCGCACGAAAAGTGGAGCGGGACCGAGTGCCTGACTGCTACCGTTCACGAAAGCACGAAACACTTTTCATTGATGCTCGAAAGATGGGAAAGCTCATTGACCGTGTTCACCGGGAGCTGACGGACGAAGACCTCGAACTCATCGTATCTACCTACCATACTTGGCGCACTGACGAGGAGGAGCGCTTTCAGGCTGGAAGGAAGGCGGGAATCATCTTTGAGATGCGGGAATACCGGGATATCCCCGGTTTTTGCAAATCAGCCACCACGCAGGAAATCGCCGCCCACGGTTACGTCCTGACGCCGGGCCGCTATGTCGGTGCCGCCGATGTCGAAGACGACGGCGAACCGTTCGAGGAGAAGATGCCGCGCCTGGTCGCGGAATTGCAGGCTCAATTTGCCGAGTCGGCGAAACTGGAGCAGGCCATCACAGCTAACCTAAGGGGGCTGGGCTATGGCGGGTGA